From Vitis vinifera cultivar Pinot Noir 40024 chromosome 3, ASM3070453v1, the proteins below share one genomic window:
- the LOC109122363 gene encoding eugenol synthase 1 isoform X1 encodes MNAQVNFLARRIGGVNRDCASSPKVDSNFKFGTNFPFKKNLCTGAMSEKSKILIIGGTGKIGKFIVPASARSGHPTFSLVRECGLSNPAKSELFESYKSSGVTLLYGDLYDHESSVKAIKQVDLVISSVGHMLLPYQDRIIAAIKEAGNVKVKLTQSLLFSFSFPSLLCKSKYYDIYLYIYIYI; translated from the exons ATGAATGCTCAAGTTAATTTTCTTGCAAGAAGAATCGGAGGAGTAAATAGAGATTGTGCATCATCCCCCAAGGTCGATTCGAATTTCAAATTTGGCActaattttccttttaagaaaaatttgtgTACAGGCGCAATGTCCGAAAAGAGCAAGATTCTCATCATCGGCGGCACCGGCAAAATCGGAAAATTCATTGTTCCTGCCAGCGCTAGGTCTGGTCATCCTACTTTCTCTCTCGTCAGAGAATGCGGCCTTTCGAATCCTGCGAAGTCGGAACTCTTTGAGAGTTACAAGAGCTCCGGCGTGACTCTGCTGTAT GGAGATCTGTACGATCACGAGAGTTCGGTGAAGGCGATCAAGCAAGTGGATCTGGTGATCTCTTCGGTTGGCCACATGCTGTTGCCGTATCAAGATAGGATCATTGCTgccatcaaagaagctggaaatGTCAAAGTAAAACTCACGCAATCTCTCCTCTTCTCCTTCTCATTTCCCTCTCTGCTATGCAAATCCAAGTACTAtgatatatatctatatatatatatatatatataa
- the LOC109122363 gene encoding phenylcoumaran benzylic ether reductase TP7 isoform X2 encodes MNAQVNFLARRIGGVNRDCASSPKVDSNFKFGTNFPFKKNLCTGAMSEKSKILIIGGTGKIGKFIVPASARSGHPTFSLVRECGLSNPAKSELFESYKSSGVTLLEICTITRVR; translated from the exons ATGAATGCTCAAGTTAATTTTCTTGCAAGAAGAATCGGAGGAGTAAATAGAGATTGTGCATCATCCCCCAAGGTCGATTCGAATTTCAAATTTGGCActaattttccttttaagaaaaatttgtgTACAGGCGCAATGTCCGAAAAGAGCAAGATTCTCATCATCGGCGGCACCGGCAAAATCGGAAAATTCATTGTTCCTGCCAGCGCTAGGTCTGGTCATCCTACTTTCTCTCTCGTCAGAGAATGCGGCCTTTCGAATCCTGCGAAGTCGGAACTCTTTGAGAGTTACAAGAGCTCCGGCGTGACTCTGCT GGAGATCTGTACGATCACGAGAGTTCGGTGA
- the IFRL5 gene encoding isoflavone reductase-like protein 5 (The RefSeq protein has 2 substitutions compared to this genomic sequence) produces MSEKSKILIIGGTGYIGKFIVAASAKSGHPTFALVRESTVSEKFEIIESFKSSGVTLVYGDLYDHESLVKAIKQVDVVISTVGHAQLPDQVKIIAAIKEAGNVKRFFPSEFGNDVDRVHAVEPAKTAFATKAQIRRTIEAEGIPYTYVSSNFFAGYFLPSLSQPGATTPPRDKVIILGDGNPKAVFNKEDDIGTYTIKAVDDPRTLNKILYIRPPQNTYSFNDLVSLWEKKIGKTLEKIYVPEEQVLKNIQEASVPLNVILSISHSVFIKGDHTNFEIEPSFGVEATELYPDVKYTTVDEYLNQFV; encoded by the exons ATGTCCGAAAAGAGCAAGATTCTCATCATCGGCGGCACTGGCTACATCGGAAAGTTTATCGTCGCTGCCAGCGCTAAGTCCGGTCACCCTACCTTCGCTCTCGTCAGAGAATCCACAGTTTCGGAGAAGTTTGAAATCATTGAGAGTTTCAAGAGCTCTGGCGTGACTTTGGTTTAT GGAGATCTATACGATCACGAGAGTTTGGTGAAGGCGATCAAGCAAGTAGATGTTGTGATCTCCACGGTTGGCCACGCACAGTTGCCGGATCAAGTGAAGATCATTGCTgccatcaaagaagctggaaatGTTAAG AGATTCTTCCCATCAGAGTTTGGAAATGATGTGGACCGTGTCCATGCTGTTGAGCCAGCAAAAACAGCATTTGCAACTAAGGCTCAAATCCGCCGCACTATTGAGGCTGAAGGAATTCCCTACACCTATGTATCCTCCAACTTCTTTGCTGGCTATTTCCTTCCTTCATTGTCACAGCCTGGAGCCACTACTCCCCCAAGAGATAAAGTTATTATTCTAGGAGATGGGAATCCAAAGG CTGTTTTTAACAAGGAGGATGACATTGGCACCTATACCATCAAAGCTGTGAATGATCCTAGAACTTTGAATAAAATCCTCTACATCAGGCCCCCTCAGAATACTTACTCATTCAATGATCTTGTCTCCTTGTGGGAGAAAAAGATTGGGAAAACCCTTGAAAAGATCTACGTACCAGAGGAGCAAGTGCTGAAGAACATCCAAG AAGCTTCTGTTCCACTCAATGTGATATTATCAATCAGTCACTCTGTTTTCATTAAGGGAGACCACACCAACTTTGAGATTCAGCCATCATTTGGAGTTGAGGCTACAGAGCTATATCCCGATGTCAAATACACAACTGTGGATGAGTACCTCAATCAGTTTGTCTGA
- the IFRL5 gene encoding isoflavone reductase-like protein 5 isoform X1 produces MSEKSKILIIGGTGYIGKFIVAASAKSGHPTFALVRESTVSEKFEIIESFKSSGVTLVYGDLYDHESLVKAIKQVDVVISTVGHAQLPDQVKIIAAIKEAGNVKRFFPSEFGNDVDRVHAVEPAKTAFATKAQIRRTIEAEGIPYTYVSSNFFAGYFLPSLSQPGATTPPRDKVIILGDGNPKAVFNKEDDIGTYTIKAVNDPRTLNKILYIRPPQNTYSFNDLVSLWEKKIGKTLEKIYVPEEQVLKNIQEASVPLNVILSISHSVFIKGDHTNFEIQPSFGVEATELYPDVKYTTVDEYLNQFV; encoded by the exons ATGTCCGAAAAGAGCAAGATTCTCATCATCGGCGGCACTGGCTACATCGGAAAGTTTATCGTCGCTGCCAGCGCTAAGTCCGGTCACCCTACCTTCGCTCTCGTCAGAGAATCCACAGTTTCGGAGAAGTTTGAAATCATTGAGAGTTTCAAGAGCTCTGGCGTGACTTTGGTTTAT GGAGATCTATACGATCACGAGAGTTTGGTGAAGGCGATCAAGCAAGTAGATGTTGTGATCTCCACGGTTGGCCACGCACAGTTGCCGGATCAAGTGAAGATCATTGCTgccatcaaagaagctggaaatGTTAAG AGATTCTTCCCATCAGAGTTTGGAAATGATGTGGACCGTGTCCATGCTGTTGAGCCAGCAAAAACAGCATTTGCAACTAAGGCTCAAATCCGCCGCACTATTGAGGCTGAAGGAATTCCCTACACCTATGTATCCTCCAACTTCTTTGCTGGCTATTTCCTTCCTTCATTGTCACAGCCTGGAGCCACTACTCCCCCAAGAGATAAAGTTATTATTCTAGGAGATGGGAATCCAAAGG CTGTTTTTAACAAGGAGGATGACATTGGCACCTATACCATCAAAGCTGTGAATGATCCTAGAACTTTGAATAAAATCCTCTACATCAGGCCCCCTCAGAATACTTACTCATTCAATGATCTTGTCTCCTTGTGGGAGAAAAAGATTGGGAAAACCCTTGAAAAGATCTACGTACCAGAGGAGCAAGTGCTGAAGAACATCCAAG AAGCTTCTGTTCCACTCAATGTGATATTATCAATCAGTCACTCTGTTTTCATTAAGGGAGACCACACCAACTTTGAGATTCAGCCATCATTTGGAGTTGAGGCTACAGAGCTATATCCCGATGTCAAATACACAACTGTGGATGAGTACCTCAATCAGTTTGTCTGA
- the LOC100255484 gene encoding phenylcoumaran benzylic ether reductase Pyrc5, whose protein sequence is MSEKSKILIIGGTGYIGKFIVAASAKSGHPTFALVRESAVSNPSKSEIIEIFKSSGVTLVYGDLYDHESLVKAINLVDVVISTVGRAQLSDQVKIIAAIKEAGNVKRFFPSEFGNDVDRVHAVEPAKTAFEIKAQIRRTIEAEGIPYTYVSSNTFAGFFLPTFSQPGATAPPRDKVIILGDGNPKAVFNKEDDIGTYTIKAADDPRTLNKILYIRPPQNTYSFNEIVSLWEKKIGKTLEKIYVPEEQVLKNIQEASVPLNVMLAFCHSVFVKGDHTNFEIKPSFGVEASELYPDVKYTTVDEYLNQFV, encoded by the exons ATGTCCGAAAAGAGCAAGATTCTCATAATCGGCGGCACTGGCTACATCGGAAAATTCATCGTCGCTGCCAGCGCTAAGTCCGGTCACCCTACCTTCGCTCTCGTCAGAGAATCCGCCGTTTCGAATCCTTCCAAGTCGGAAATCATTGAGATTTTCAAGAGCTCCGGCGTGACTTTGGTGTAT GGTGATCTATACGATCACGAGAGTTTGGTGAAGGCGATTAATCTAGTGGATGTGGTCATCTCGACCGTTGGTCGCGCACAGTTGTCGGATCAAGTCAAGATCATTGCTgccatcaaagaagctggaaatGTCAAG AGATTCTTCCCATCAGAGTTTGGAAATGATGTGGACCGTGTACATGCGGTTGAGCCAGCAAAAACAGCCTTTGAGATAAAGGCTCAAATCCGCCGCACTATTGAGGCTGAAGGAATTCCCTACACCTATGTGTCCTCCAACACATTTGCTGGCTTTTTCCTTCCTACATTTTCACAGCCTGGAGCCACCGCTCCCCCCAGGGATAAAGTTATTATTTTAGGAGATGGGAATCCAAAAG CTGTTTTTAACAAGGAGGATGACATTGGCACCTATACCATTAAAGCTGCGGATGATCCTAGAACCTTGAACAAAATCCTTTACATCAGGCCTCCTCAGAACACCTACTCATTCAACGAAATTGTCTCCTTATGGGAAAAGAAGATTGGAAAAACCCTTGAGAAGATATATGTTCCAGAGGAGCAAGTTCTGAAGAACATCCAAG AAGCCTCTGTTCCACTCAATGTGATGTTAGCATTCTGTCACTCTGTTTTCGTTAAGGGAGACCACACCAACTTTGAGATCAAGCCATCATTTGGAGTGGAGGCTTCAGAGCTATATCCTGATGTCAAATACACAACTGTGGATGAGTACCTCAACCAGTTTGTGTGA